A genomic window from Flavobacterium sp. I3-2 includes:
- the yiaA gene encoding inner membrane protein YiaA, protein MKNQKTSTAFVAASWIALLAGVIGFIVGLARAEMLLNEKGYYFTILLYGLFAVVSLQKAVRDRQENIPVTDIYYGICWFGTLSSITLLIIGLVNAIILPSEKGFYAFAFLLALFGAISVQKNTRDNLSA, encoded by the coding sequence ATGAAAAATCAAAAAACATCAACGGCTTTTGTGGCTGCTTCTTGGATTGCACTTCTTGCTGGCGTAATTGGTTTTATTGTTGGATTAGCTCGTGCTGAAATGTTACTTAATGAAAAAGGTTATTATTTCACGATTCTACTTTACGGTTTATTTGCAGTAGTTTCATTACAAAAGGCTGTTAGAGATAGACAAGAAAATATTCCTGTAACGGATATCTATTACGGAATTTGTTGGTTTGGAACATTGTCATCAATTACCTTGTTAATAATTGGATTGGTAAATGCGATTATTCTACCAAGTGAAAAAGGATTTTATGCATTTGCTTTTTTATTAGCACTTTTCGGAGCAATTTCAGTACAGAAAAATACTCGAGATAATTTATCTGCTTAA